The following DNA comes from Centropristis striata isolate RG_2023a ecotype Rhode Island chromosome 3, C.striata_1.0, whole genome shotgun sequence.
TGAATGCATTACCATATGCATGTTTAGACAGAAAACACCTTGTCAGCCCTTGCTATCCccctgatatttaaaaaaaaagtcacattcacatttgcttttattttgaaaaagtcacatttttaagTACAACTTTGGAATTTCAGTGTCTTTTATTAAGGCTTTTGCTTCGATTTAATGGCACATATTTAgtatgtttggtagttttgtaaGTATCTTACATTGGGGTTGTTTGTTTTCATCCATTGTAATTGTTGCTGTTCTCTGTCCTAGCGATGCCCTGTGTACAAACCCAGTATGCATCCCTGCCCCATGACACCTACTTCAGCTCTGAGTTCTTGAATCCTGACCTCAGTGCCAAACTGGTGATGGACATCAATGGCCAAAAGGACCAGCTGTCTACATCTTCGTTGCCTAGCATCAACACCTTGGTGGGAAATGGCTATGTGGGGGAGTTTGATGCTTATTCCTGCAAGATTACCACCTCTCCTCCCGCCTCTACAGTTTCATTCGGCCACGCCACAGTAGCTGAAAACTCCTGCCCTCAGATGCAGAGCCAAGCCTTCAAGCTGGATGATCTCCAGGTGTATGGCTGTTACCCAGGTTCCTTTGCACTCAGCTGCCTTGATGAAACGCTCTCATCATGTGGCTCTGACTACTACGGCAGCCCAGTTTAtgctgctgcttcccctccAACATCGGGCTTTCAGGCCCAGTCCGCACCTGTCTGGGATTCCCCTTTCAGCCCCTACCCCTCAGCCGCCTCGTCCTCTGCGGCTGATAAGGCGGCCATGGCCCAGCAGTTCTCTTTTTTCACCTTCAGCCCCACACCAGAGCAGCACTCGCCCCTGGGGCAGCATCAGGACGCTCAGCCCGGCCACGACGACCCATTCTTCCTGCCCCCTCAGCAGCATGTCTCTCCACTTCACTGTCCCTCCATGTCTCTGGAGCACGGAGCCCTGGAAAGCCCCAATATAGTGGAGGGGGGCATGACGTCCCCTAAAACCCACAACCCAGGGTCCAGTGAGGGCCGCTGTGCAGTTTGTGGTGACAATGCATCATGCCAGCACTATGGAGTTCGCACCTGTGAGGGATGCAAAGGTTTCTTCAAGGTAAATAGCTGAGCAGCATGTGGCAGGTTTATTCTACCGAGTAGAGCCCAACTGATAAACTGACAGGGATGACACATGGCTGATTATAGTCTAGATATATGCATTTGAATGCAGAATCTCCAGGCAACAGGACCTTATGCATATATACCTGTATCGGTGTATATGTCAGCAGAAGTAAAAGCAGTTGTGGCAGATGGGCCCAAGATATTGTTACGGTTGTTGAGAAAAAGTGACACCATCGAAAGTTTTTCAACCGTACAATGTATCATTAAGTACAAATCTTGGTCAAAAGACACGTTTTTGACCACTTTCTTAAAAGTGTTTCTctatgttattatatatttgtgtaaaaaaagtttaaattttcCCCCTCAGATATTAATATCGATATCAGCCTTAAAAAGGCAGAACTGGTTGAACCGACTACAAAGATAGTATGCATATttattgttgcatttatgtACTTTACATTACAGCATTACAAACCTTACTAATGTCATTTTTTGCTCTATTTGACAGCGAACTGTACAGAAAAATGCAAAGTATGTGTGCCTCGCCAATAAAGACTGTCCTGTGgacaagaggaggagaaaccGCTGCCAGTTCTGTCGCTTCCAAAAATGTCTCGCAGTGGGAATGGTCAAAGAAGGTAATGCAAAGTCAGACCTGCTTACAGTGACTTATGTATGATGATGAGAAACTGGGGTTTGTAATGACAGTCTTCTGAAACCAAAGCTAGGAATGACAGACATATGTAACCAGAGCCTTATAGTGCCAGCTGCCGAAAAAGAGAAACTGAAACTGATACAGCAGTTGTTTCTTGAATTGCGGGGAGCAGCGATGGCCATGTGAGAGTCACAAACATGTGCTTCAAGTGTCCCTCttttctgtccctctctcctAGTTGTCCGCACAGATAGCCTCAAAGGTCGCCGGGGTCGTCTGCCCTCCAAACCCAAGACTGTGGCCGAGGCTTCATCCACAACCCCCAGTGTCAACATCATAGCCTGTCTTGTCAGGGCTCATTTAGACTCAAACCCAACCATTGGAAAGCTCGACTACTCCAAGGTTAATCTCAAGATTGCAGCTTGTTCAGATCACGGACAGTTACATCAACTCAGAATGTAGAAACAAAAGTGTAGACAGTCGTATTTGCAGTTATTTTCAGTAGCACTGACTCTTCCCTTTTTCCTTCCTCAGTACCAGGACACAGTCGGCAACCTGAAAGAAAAGGAGGATGCCGGTGATATCCAGCAGTTTTATGACCTGCTGACCGGAGCTCTGGATGTAATAAGGAACTGGGCTGAAACCATCCCAGGATTCACAGATTTCTGCACAGAGGACCAGGAGCTGCTCCTTGAATCAGCCTTTGTTGAGCTCTTCATTCTGCGACTTGCATACAGGTCGGCctcttttacagtgaaaaaaattttttgtaAACTAATGTGCTCTTTTCAGTATGCTGATTGTACTGTTGGTTTGTAACTGTGCAGGTCAAATCCAGAGAAGAACAAGCTGATCTTCTGCAACGGTCTGGTCCTCCACCGGCTGCAGTGTGTTCGCAGTTTTGGCGACTGGATTGACTCCATTATGGATTTCTCCCAGAACCTTCAACGCATGAACTTAGACGTCTCCTTGTTCGCCTGCCTCGCAGCTTTAGTTATCATCACAGGTAAGAGCTTCTGTTTGCTTTTCATTACAGTGAATCTTACTGCAGTGGCATAGTATTTTTATATTCTGGACTGTGTTTAAACAGAACTaatctcccttcaagggactaataaagtgattctgattctgatttctCATAAGAATAATGCATCTATCCAATTTTGCATCTAGATCGTCATGGCCTCAAAGAGCCCAAACGGGTCGAGGACTTTCAGACTCATCTCATCACTTGTTTAAGGGAACATGTGAGTGGGAACGGATCAGATGCAAGCCGGACCCAGCCCAACTATCTTTCCCGCCTTCTGGGTAAACTCCCCGAACTGAGGACTCTGTGCACACAGGGCCTGCAGCGCATCTTCTACCTGAAACTGGAGGACCTGGTCCCCCCTCCTCCAATAGTGGAGAAAATCTTCATGGATACTCTGCCGTTCtgaaaaaacatgaacacaaatgtgttctttgtaaaaaataatagacTCACAGCACCTAATGTGAGGTTTCATCCTTGAACTCTACTGGTGAACCTCCTTCTATCACTCTCACTTGTGTGCTGACAGATGTCTGACATTGTTCAAGAGACCATTATTTTTCTAACATTAAGTTTTGAATATGGTACCTGTGTGAGTACCACGTTAAGATTTATTTCAGTTCAATGAAACTCTCACAGACAGCTGAAATGGTATTAACAGTTCAGAATTCagttttatatatgtttttgtgtgcatttgtaaaatgactttattgCTGTGCTGGATGTGTGAATATTGTCTTGCTATGCAGCTAATAAGACATGGATATTTGGGCCGATGCAATGCAGTGTTACATACTCAGctgaaaacaacagaaacacactaATCTCTTACAAAGCATGTTTTAAAAGTTGCTTTATGATCCCATTTAGAAGCTGAGATCGTAGATCATTTTGGTAGAAAAAAGCGGGAGGAATCACTCGTCCTGTTTCTTTAAAGAACTGTGAAGTCCTGCTTTTCAAAAGGGAAATATTTactattttctttgtttcacaAAAGATAGTTTAAGTCCCAATCCTGCTCCTGTGGAAGGTCTTGGACCAAAGTTTACTCTTATTTTGATACTACCACTCATAAACCTTATTGCCTTAAgctaaacaaaatgttttgccATAAGTCCATGCTGCCATTGTGCAACACCTCGTAAAGGCTGATGCTGGGAGGGCTCCTGTTAAACATGTCCCTGTAACAACATACTTTGTTGGACAAAAATGGACTTGCtggataaaaaatataaagtgcCTTTATGAAGCCGCAGTCCTCGAACCATAATAAGTGACACTAAGTTAATTTTCATTCCAAATATCACGAAACATACACAGAGCCCTATTTAGTCTAGTGGAATAGTCAAtttcaaaattaatttcatattttaatatgaCTTCCTGTGTGTGCCAGCTTTTGATATGAAGTGCCTGTGGCACTAGTCAGTACACTTGACAAAGAGCAGATAATACTTGAACACACTCTTCACACGACTAAACTGGGAGGACATCAAGTGATGACAGGTGGTTTAGGATCTACGAGAACTAAATCCTGTTCACATGTTCCTGAGCCAATGAAATTCATAGCTGCAGCAGAGCTGTCCcgtttaaaattatattaagtcgAAGCACATTTCAGGGTCCCCCTGTACCCACATTTACACCCAGCGAACTCTTTATATCATTTGTTTTTACCCAACAGTGCTTGAAAACCCTTGACTGGCTACAAATACATCAACCCTACATGTGTTCATAAAGCTCTCCTACTGTCTTCCACATTCTTCTGAGTTTTTAtatgttgcatttattttgtattttcatctcAAAATGAACTAAAGAAATATCTTAAGGAATCACAGTGAATTGTGATGATCTTCTCAGCTAAGAGCAGCTAAGAGCACTTCAAACAGTGTTCAAACAATATGAAGAACACTTCTTTCCCCTCctgtatgtgttttgtttgggacatgtgtgtgtggacttTGAAAATACTGCCAGGGCTTTGGTAAAATGGTGCAGAAGTGTTAAAACACAAAGAATATTTGATATTAaatcttttttgaaaataaaaaagtctgcCTTTGTTTACATGAAAATGAAGTGATAcataacatataaatatattatattataatgtcTATGCTGTCTAGAACGATCttattatatagtatagtatggtATCCTCTGGTTTCTATTGGAGAAGATGAGATCCACTAATCAGAGTGTTGGCGGTTTGATCCCTGGTCCTGCAGTCGACATGTCAATgtgtccttgggcaaga
Coding sequences within:
- the LOC131968485 gene encoding probable nuclear hormone receptor HR38 — its product is MPCVQTQYASLPHDTYFSSEFLNPDLSAKLVMDINGQKDQLSTSSLPSINTLVGNGYVGEFDAYSCKITTSPPASTVSFGHATVAENSCPQMQSQAFKLDDLQVYGCYPGSFALSCLDETLSSCGSDYYGSPVYAAASPPTSGFQAQSAPVWDSPFSPYPSAASSSAADKAAMAQQFSFFTFSPTPEQHSPLGQHQDAQPGHDDPFFLPPQQHVSPLHCPSMSLEHGALESPNIVEGGMTSPKTHNPGSSEGRCAVCGDNASCQHYGVRTCEGCKGFFKRTVQKNAKYVCLANKDCPVDKRRRNRCQFCRFQKCLAVGMVKEVVRTDSLKGRRGRLPSKPKTVAEASSTTPSVNIIACLVRAHLDSNPTIGKLDYSKYQDTVGNLKEKEDAGDIQQFYDLLTGALDVIRNWAETIPGFTDFCTEDQELLLESAFVELFILRLAYRSNPEKNKLIFCNGLVLHRLQCVRSFGDWIDSIMDFSQNLQRMNLDVSLFACLAALVIITDRHGLKEPKRVEDFQTHLITCLREHVSGNGSDASRTQPNYLSRLLGKLPELRTLCTQGLQRIFYLKLEDLVPPPPIVEKIFMDTLPF